A window of the Mesotoga prima MesG1.Ag.4.2 genome harbors these coding sequences:
- a CDS encoding NUDIX domain-containing protein yields the protein MNINSLVPDNSEKGTGLIIKHRGLYLFQVSGRKHRTEFGERFFAGIGGHCEEGEGFIQAAKREAVEETGKAVEIIHSARTDIVQPDGSVVDTIELTSPAPRMIYEMLDRRKDLPEKEPYFIACFNAHFADDTPFELDPEEVSALIAIPEELLCESLERKIALEDIISSGGEVVAGSLETGTFLFPLGTAAALAHLLKRAKELSDVDDDV from the coding sequence ATGAATATCAACAGTTTGGTTCCAGATAATTCCGAAAAGGGCACTGGACTGATTATAAAGCACCGGGGTCTTTACCTCTTTCAGGTTTCTGGAAGGAAGCATCGAACAGAGTTCGGAGAAAGGTTCTTCGCCGGAATCGGTGGCCACTGTGAAGAAGGCGAGGGGTTCATCCAAGCAGCAAAACGCGAAGCAGTCGAAGAGACTGGAAAGGCCGTCGAAATAATTCATTCAGCGAGGACGGATATAGTTCAACCGGACGGAAGCGTTGTTGACACAATCGAACTTACATCACCCGCTCCCAGAATGATCTACGAAATGTTAGATCGACGAAAAGACTTACCCGAGAAAGAGCCATACTTCATCGCTTGCTTTAATGCGCATTTTGCAGATGACACTCCCTTCGAACTCGACCCCGAAGAGGTCAGCGCTTTAATTGCCATACCGGAGGAATTGCTCTGCGAAAGTCTTGAGCGCAAGATAGCACTTGAAGATATAATCTCCTCAGGGGGAGAGGTTGTCGCCGGCTCTCTAGAGACCGGAACTTTTCTCTTCCCCCTAGGAACGGCAGCGGCTCTTGCACATCTCTTGAAAAGAGCCAAAGAGCTTTCGGATGTTGATGATGACGTGTGA